A stretch of Sparus aurata unplaced genomic scaffold, fSpaAur1.1, whole genome shotgun sequence DNA encodes these proteins:
- the LOC115577936 gene encoding uncharacterized protein LOC115577936: MDSEASRTMEVAALGRPFSLGMLYDCRKDSLIPGLTLWDRSDLAEHIGERPKNYNDFEIVASESIEDKSSALNVEASLKASFFGGLVEVDGSAKYLNDSKTSKNQARVTLTYKATTKVQEMSMDHLGRGNVKHPYVFDKGLATHVVTGVLYGAQAFFVFDREVSEKEDHQDIEGNLKVMIKKIPRLAIEGEGSLKMEDKDREKVEKFSCRFFGDFSLQKTLTSFQDAIQVYQSLSTLLGANGENAVPMKVWMLPLTCLDSSAAKLVRQISLTLVKKSQSVLEYFSELEMRCNDALKTTTVQQFPQIGTKIKTFKEMCSEFKLEFQQSLAKKLPSIRGGGEEEAVLAEILKKIHSSPFNSKDLNKWMDCKEREIHTLKSFTNMMKNTKIVSSQTDLYKESLSADHTVCFVFTSLGSDEPYLSTLSEYLEETTKPDKARWSCTHDVEKEQWYASREVADKMRSKAKLFSDFAEANKENKNIKFLAAGLTDETQKGSSIYLYKDGFSVTENFEPPSKPETLTVRDINHNSVTLKISPSKFGAENIISYSVEYCVSGQDGWKEKTASGAEEVTVSDLSPNTEYKFRCRAVTSVGVGPANEVSGSITTLPCSPPGKPQVEPNSREISVSWDKPAELRQDVQNPSYNVEYAKTDSRGKEEDLHWNQKMSRTEKTTVSQLQPETEYVVRVRCDCGEAGRSKESTSSIFAVCPKERLADAVKNQSSLLEHQSGRLPVYKVPLEEERLSVAGCRRFNFGKESFKQNRTIMVLGAAGAGKSTLINGIINYILGVEWEDSYRFKLVHEDPSKSQAESQTSEVTVYKINHQEGFEIDHSLTFVDTPGFGDTRGIKRDKEITEQLRNLFTDKRGVSEIDAVCFVAQASLARLTPTQKYVFDSVLSIFGKDVAENIRVLVTFADGQLPPVIEAIKASGVPCPKSEDGLPLHFKFNNSALFADNKSSAAGGRSKYGGFDQMFWDMGANSMEMFFDALNVIETKSLTLTKEVLRERKQLENSVENLRKQVKLGLAQLEEIKQTNLKLKDHEAEISRNEKFVIDVTVTKPVKTDISRTGKYLNCQQCQFTCGIADDKEKARCSAMGSDGNCTQCPGKCPWIVHFNQKYKWEYQEVKEKKTAEDLKEKYLEAKGAKASVQVLCDKLNSVFDRLQANVGKLMKRSAKRLNRLKEIALKPNPLSTPEYIDLLIEGEKSECKPGWQQRVEHLTAMREQAELMAVL, translated from the exons ATGGACTCTGAAGCCAGCAGGACGATGGAGGTGGCGGCGCTCGGCCGACCTTTCAGCCTCGGGATGCTGTACGACTGCCGCAAAGATTCACTCATCCCTG GACTGACATTGTGGGACCGCAGTGACCTGGCAGAACATATTGGAGAAAGACCAAAGAACTATAATGACTTTGAGATAGTTGCATCTGAATCCATTGAGGACAAATCTTCAGCACTTAATGTTGAAGCCTCTTTAAAGGCGAGTTTCTTCGGGGGACTGGTTGAGGTTGATGGATCGGCAAAATACCTGAACGATAGTAAGACTTCCAAAAATCAGGCCAGAGTAACACTGACTTACAAAGCTACCACAAAGGTCCAGGAAATGTCGATGGATCATCTTGGAAGAGGTAATGTGAAGCATCCATATGTCTTTGATAAAGGGTTAGCTACACATGTAGTCACAGGTGTTCTTTATGGAGCACAAGCCTTCTTTGTCTTTGACCGTGAGGTGTCAGAAAAGGAAGATCATCAAGACATTGAGGGTAACTTGAAGGTGATGATCAAGAAAATTCCCCGTCTTGCTATAGAAGGTGAAGGTTCACTGAAAatggaagacaaagacagagaaaaggttGAGAAATTCTCCTGCAGATTCTTTGGAGACTTTTCACTTCAGAAAACTCTGACATCCTTTCAGGATGCAATACAAGTCTATCAAAGTTTGTCAACATTGCTGGGAGCCAACGGAGAAAACGCCGTACCAATGAAGGTCTGGATGTTGCCACTGACATGTTTAGATTCTTCTGCTGCGAAACTCGTCCGTCAGATAAGTTTAACTTTAGTTAAAAAGTCACAGAGTGTCCTGGAGTACTTCAGTGAGCTGGAGATGAGGTGCAATGATGCACTGAAAACCACCACTGTACAGCAGTTCCCACAGATTGGCACAaagattaaaacctttaaagagATGTGCTCTGAGTTCAAGCTGGAATTCCAACAAAGTTTGGCAAAGAAACTTCCTTCAatccgaggaggaggagaagaagaggctgTGCTCGCAGAGATCCTGAAGAAGATACATTCTTCTCCTTTCAACAGCAAAGACCTGAACAAGTGGATGGactgtaaagagagagaaattcacACCTTAAAGTCTTTCACCAACATGATGAAGAATACTAAGATTGTCTCATCTCAAACAGACCTGTACAAGGAAAGTCTCAGTGCAGatcatactgtgtgttttgtcttcacCTCACTGGGAAGTGATGAACCGTACCTCTCAACTTTATCAGAGTACTTAGAAGAAACAACCAAACCAGACAAAGCTCGATGGTCTTGTACTCATGATGTAGAGAAGGAACAATGGTACGCCTCAAGAGAAGTAGCCGATAAAATGAGGAGTAAAGCAAAACTCTTCAGTGACTTTGCAGAGGCCAACAAGGAGAACAAGAACATCAAGTTCTTGGCAGCTGGTTTAACAGATGAGACACAGAAAGGTTCAAGCATCTACCTTTATAAAGACGGCTTCTCTGTCACTGAGAACTTTGAGCCTCCTTCAAAACCTGAAACATTAACAGTCAGAGACATAAACCACAACAGTGTGACGCTGAAGATTTCTCCATCAAAGTTTGGAGCAGAGAACATCATCTCCTACTCTGTTGAGTACTGTGTCAGTGGacaggatggatggaaagaaaagacagcatcaGGAGCTGAAGAAGTCACAGTGAGCGATCTGAGTCCAAACACAGAGTACAAGTTCAGATGCAGAGCAGTGACCTCGGTAGGTGTTGGACCAGCCAATGAAGTCAGTGGTTCCATTACAACTTTACCTTGCAGCCCTCCTGGAAAACCTCAAGTTGAACCAAACTCAAGGGAGATATCAGTCAGCTGGGACAAACCTGCTGAACTCAGACAAGATGTCCAGAACCCGAGCTACAATGTGGAGTACGCCAAAACAGACAGCAGGGGGAAAGAGGAAGATCTCCACTGGAACCAAAAGATGTCAAGGACTGAAAAGACGACCGTTTCACAGCTTCAGCCAGAGACAGAATATGTCGTCAGGGTCAGATGCGATTGTGGTGAAGCTGGAAGAAGCAAAGAAAGCACCTCTTCTATCTTTGCTGTGTGCCCAAAAGAACGACTTGCTGATGCTGTTAAAAACCAAAGCAGTCTGCTGGAACATCAGTCAGGTCGTCTCCCTGTTTATAAAGTTCCTCTGGAAGAAGAAAGACTGAGTGTTGCAGGGTGCAGGCGTTTTAATTTTGGGAAAGAGTCTTTCAAACAGAATCGCACCATCATGGTTCTCggagcagctggagctggaaAATCAACTCTCATCAATGGGATAATCAATTACATTCTGGGAGTTGAATGGGAGGATTCATATCGGTTTAAATTAGTACATGAGGATCCATCAAAATCACAAGCTGAAAGCCAGACTTCTGAAGTCACTGTGTACAAAATCAACCACCAGGAGGGGTTTGAAATAGACCACTCACTGACCTTCGTTGACACTCCAGGATTTGGAGATACAAGAGGCATAAAGAGAGACAAGGAGATCACAGAACAGCTGCGTAATCTATTCACTGATAAACGTGGTGTCAGTGAAATTGATGCTGTGTGTTTCGTAGCTCAGGCTTCTTTAGCTCGACTCACACCAACACAGAAAtatgtgtttgactctgtgctCTCAATCTTTGGCAAAGATGTGGCAGAAAACATCAGAGTTCTGGTGACATTTGCAGACGGCCAGCTTCCACCAGTTATAGAGGCGATCAAAGCTTCAGGTGTCCCATGTCCTAAATCAGAAGACGGGCTGCCACTTCACTTcaaattcaataattcagcGTTGTTTGCAGACAATAAATCATCTGCAGCAGGTGGCAGAAGTAAATATGGAGGCTTTGATCAGATGTTTTGGGACATGGGGGCCAATAGCATGGAGATGTTCTTTGATGCTTTGAATGTGATAGAAaccaaaagcttgacactgacaAAGGAGGTcctcagagagagaaagcagcttGAGAATTCCGTTGAAAATTTGCGGAAGCAGGTTAAACTTGGGTTAGCCCAGCTTGAGGagataaaacagacaaatttGAAACTGAAAGATCATgaggcagagatcagcaggaatGAAAAATTTGTGATTGATGTCACTGTCACGAAGCCTGTTAAAACAGATATTTCTCGTACTGGAAAATACCTCAACTGTCAGCAGTGTCAGTTTACCTGTGGAATAGCCGATGATAAAGAGAAAGCACGCTGTTCTGCAATGGGATCAGATGGAAACTGTACTCAGTGTCCCGGCAAATGTCCTTGGattgtacattttaatcagaagtaCAAATGGGAGTATCaggaagttaaagaaaaaaaaacagcagaagatCTGAAAGAAAAGTACCTAGAAGCCAAAGGTGCTAAGGCATCTGTTCAGGTTTTGTGTGACAAACTGAACTCTGTATTTGATCGTTTGCAGGCTAATGTGGGGAAACTGATGAAGAGGTCTGCTAAGCGTTTAAACAGACTCAAAGAGATCGCACTGAAGCCAAATCCTCTCTCCACTCCAGAGTACATTGACCTGCTTATTGAGGGAGAGAAATCTGAGTGTAAACCAGGCTGGCAGCAACGAGTTGAGCACCTGACAGCCATGAGAGAACAAGCAGAGTTAATGGCTGTACTATAG